tatcccgtgagaatatcgggataaaaagtatcctatgtgttattccagacgtccaactacctacataccaaatttcatgactctgagCTCAAcggttattattataagattttatccctatcccgtgggaatattcccgtgggaatatcggagtaaaaaatagcctatgtgttatttcagaggtccagctacctacatatcaaatttcatggctctaggcctaatttttgttatttcgagattttatccctaggtatcccgtgggaatatcgggtcaattagtcgcttatgtgttattccagacgtccaactacctcgttaccaaatttcatgactctaagcccagcggttattatttcaagattttatccctatcccgtgggaatatcgggattaaaagtatcctatgttttaatccagattataaactaacttttcgccaaatttcatccaaatccgtccagccgttttagcgtgaaaaagtaacaaacatactcactcactcactcactcactcactcacatactcactcacaaactttcacatttataatattagtaggattactttATTCCTAAGGTTAGTAATATGTAATATTAACCTGTGGTAACTTTACTGGTTGGTGTATTAGCTAAGATTTCATTTCTAATCAGCCATATTCtaccgtttgtacccaaataaacattaaaacaaagaaacagaaatagcaaaattagatattgtctacatccgccatgttcgaatgctagtTATGAAGTTAACTCTGACACGTGTCACTCCCATACTGaatatgtcaaaaataaaaacattgacGTATTTAGTACCAGGATGACAGATGTCAGAATTGACTTGTTAGAGGTGGACTACTATAGTGGCCAATCGGAGGTACCAGATACTCGCCAAGCAATCGCGTGAGTTACGCGTACAGAACGACCGTTACGTCGGACACGTAACAATGCATAAAAATTGGGTCACTAATGTTGTTGGTTTTTCTAATCATTCATTATGCAAGAGGGCTTTGTTGTTGAATTGCTTCGAGCAGCAAATTTAAGGGATGCCATTGTCTTTATGTAAAATGACAaagtttgttgttttgttttggaataaataaattcaataatatcCGTTTTTGTGAAGTTTTTTTGAGTAagaatatttaatgttttagactatcgcggtcgtTACTAATTTTACGACtggtcgtctcgtgatcattccgcatgcaactgtgccgaaatatcgagcttgtctaaaatcaaggtacgcggaacaaaacccgaatttaaatcataacataaaaaaagaatatttttgattttattttccttttttaaaattagaattattGAAATGTATGAATGATTGATATAATCTGAACCCTCAACCTTAAGTCCAAATTAGGACATCCACAATAAACTATTCCATATAAACAAGCGAGACGCAACAGTTAACTAGGCATCTAATTGCTTTCAGTGGTTAATTGTCCGACGTAGACTCTAAGTTATAATCCCGCTTAGGCCTCTGAAGTGTCTAACCGGGTCTTTGAGACTAAGTAGAATAAGTACGACAGAGATTAGAATTACCTAGTCTAAGACTCctaattattaggtattatgttaatgatgtgttaattttttatttttaactaaataacatGTTCATGAAATTACTACACCATAAAATCAATTTACTATCAAGAattttaagttcccaatccggactgggcccgcgtggtaactatggcccaagccatctcattctaacaagaggcctgtgctcagcagttgGAGGtgtataagctgggatgatgatgatgactgtcaaggattttattttacttcaaattttaatagtttttttttttattcgactggttggcaaacgagcaagtgggtctcctgatggtaagagatcaccactgcccatagacactcgcaacaccagggggattgcagatgcgttgccaacctagaggcctaagatgggacctcaagtgccagtaatttcaccggctgtcttactctccacgccgaaacacaacagtgcaagcactgctgcttcacggcaggattagcgagcaagatggtggtagcaatccgggcggaccttgcacaaggtcctaccacctgcacctgttTATACTTTCCAGGATTTAACTGAagataaataaactaataataatttgaaagcTTTGCCGTATATCGCAGACATTTTAGTAGTAAAACTTTCAACGGTCGCGAGCTCACGTAGGTAAAGTTTGCTTATGTCCTCATCACACAAGAACGTCAAGTTTCCAGTTTACAAACCGTGAAATTTTCATTTTCTGAGTCTAAAACCATTAATATAATTTGCTTTGCAGAACCAACAATCAAGACAGAGTTCCCAACTGCTTAGAAACATCAACACAACACTGAAGTTCCCGAGCTGCGAGAGACAAACAAACATTGCAGGAATGCAAACGCGCTCAGGACGTCGTATCCCCCGAAAACTGCCCCTATGATCATAAgggcttttttcttttatttaatttttacattcTACATTAAATTAGGCATCTTTGAGTGTAATAATTGTCTTTATAAGTTGAAAACTTTTCTtgatattcaattttattaaaaggcCACTATTTCCTGGCGGCAAATTTGACGTAAATAAAAGCCACTATCGCCATTAGGGCTATTCTTTGAGGCGCGAACGCGCGCGTGCGGTGCGGGGTGGGGGCACAAGCGCCGCTCATTCATTACTCCGCGGACTGCGATTGTGAGCGCTATAGTCTTGCGAATTGGAAGTATTAGGACTTTAAATAGGTAGTGACTAGTATATAGCATTTGTATGGCTAGTTTTCGTGTCACATTggatatttttcatattaattttaactaccagcgtTAAGAACTCCACCTATAATGAAACGTCGAGCTCGGAAAATAGTGCATTTAGTCGTAAAATATAATGTAGTTGAGAAAAGAAAAGTCATAAAAGAGTTGAGAATAGGTAGTAAATtacaacatacacacatattttgagatcgagtaataaataattacttccctttatctttttattattgCTGAGCTATAAATTTACACTGTCATAATCTTCGTAAAACGCAGAACAAGCCCTTGTGCTGATTGTAGCATTTTTCTGCGGAATTGAAAAAAGCTAATGTATGGAAGAGAAGAAGCCATAATGGCATTTGTGTCTTTATTCTacgacaaaataattattttgctttaattaaTGTGTTTAAGTGTTATAAAATTAGGTTTATTGGTGAATTTGAACAGTAAACGAAAGTAATTTTGGTTTTCGATGTGTTTtcatcaaattaaatttaaaaataacacttaattttatttaaactatatGAGTCCTAAAGTCCATAGAggcttttttatgattttcattttatcatttaacaaagattttactataaataagACTTTAAATTTACCTTTCTGTAGGCTGTTTTTGTATCCACAATTTATATGAAAGAAAGCAAACCTATTGAGTCTCCAATGCCACCGAATTGTAACAAGAGATCGAGTTTTTACCTTCAAATTAATATCAGAAGTAATTTTAGAATTCAACAATAATGTGAATTTGCCCAAGCTCGTTATAAGTATAGAAGAAACGAACAAAACATTTTAAGACCGAATAGTATAATCGgcactatgtttagcgtttgtggactatgaaaaagccttcgatgtaatcgagacctgggctgtaatGCAGTCTCTTCAGCGGTGCCATATTGAttatagatacatcgaggtgttaTAGAAATAGAGGTGTGATaggctgctgatggggaccatcgcgagtgctgccttctggccgaaagacgtcgtgtttcGGCGgtaccggggcaccatgccgcagatgaatgcgacgtcggggacggtggcTCAacgggtcacgccgttttgtcaccaaattagttttaaatattgattataaatatgtatgttagtctgtaaggtatttattgtatgggccaagttgcccgaataaatgaatttattatttattattattattatagagttTGTACAACAACGCCACTATGACGATCCGGTTGTAGGACGAGAGCACACAACCAATCCACTGCAGCGAGatgtgagacagggagacgttatttctccgaaactgttcacaaatgcgttgaaggaagttttcaagctcttggattggaacaggttcggcatcaatatcaacggcggaGTACATCACCATCTTCGTTTTGcggatgatatagtcataatggcagaGTCGCTGGAGAAGCTCAATAATATGCTCAGTGACCTTAGTATCGTCTCCAACAGGTGGATcttaaaatgaacatggacaagactaaaatcatgtcaaatgtccatgtcacacccgtgccggttatcgatGGTAACGATACACTAAGTTGCTGACCACTATATTTATCTTTGACAAGTTGTCCAATTGGGTAGATTCAACTTTGACAAAGAGATCACCCGAAGAATctaactcggatgggcagcgttcgggaaacttcgtaatatctttctcgtccaatatttcgcagtgcctgaagactagagtcttcgaccagtgtgtgttgccagtgacgacttatggcgctgagacgtggccCTTGGctgttggccttttagagaggctcagagtcacgcaacgagctatggagagagctatgcttggagtttctttgcgcgatagaatccggaatacggaaattcgtccaagaactaaagtcaccgacatagctggaaaataatgcaagttgaagtggcaatgggcgggtcacatcgctcgaagaacagataaccgttgggggagataagtccccgagtggcgaccacgaaccggaagacgaagcgttggcaggcctcccatcaGGTGGATGCaagagttatcgttcattgtggcggtctaaggggaggcctttgttcaacagtgaacgtcttccggctgatgatgatgttactaAAGTTCATTATCACTGATCTCAATTAGCGCCGACATGAGGCTCATCGGCATCGCCTGCGACGCGGATTTTTGTCGTcagagccttcgtcatcgcagaagagtggcttACCTGTCGGTATTCTAACAGGCTACATTTcggagaatgtgcttcggaattgcacgaccttattccacctgctcctttcttccacaggtcgaccagaagtagacggggtctccacccttacgttgtcagtattacaaaaatccgcacaaagcgtttcgctcttccttcatcaaccgcacagcaaaagagtggaattccctgcctgcgactgtgtttcctgaacactacaatttggccgctttcaagtccaggggttgaatgagcatttactagacaagcgtgctccatcgtacgTAGGCCTCatctcgctttccatcaggcgtgattgagtgattgtggccaaacgcaagcctatactgtataaaaaaaacaatgttttaagaTTAATACGAGAAGAACAgtgtattgagttttttttatggtctgAGAGGcgatttaactgtttttttttttaatattgctaCTTACACTTAATTTCTTACTTACtttcttttatacttatttgaGATTTAAGaagcaattatatttttgtgtttttctatATTCCTAAAGTTAATTATCTGATCTAAAGATTAACAAGAGaagaacagtttttttttattaattacctattataatattttttaatgcctgagaggtaattaattgtttttttaatagtgttactattttcttaaaataactcagattttattaaagattttatatctttaattttttttgtttattttaatattcaaaattgtacattttctttaaaaactaattattatcTTGAGCGATGAAAATGGTTAACCAGCAATTTTTTAATTGAGAAATGACTTAATGGCGATTGCGACCTCAACATTTCCGACGAAAAAGGCCACAACATTCCTAAGACCAAAGTTTGGTGCTTTCGAGGGTAAATACAACGGAGAATAAGGAATTAAGGGacataacttttttaaattctattattattaccaatttttttttctagaccaACCACAGCATGTTGATTCatgatactaaaacaaaaaatatcaatatctttgttattatcctactaatattataaaatgtgaaagtttgtgagtgagtatgtgagtgagtgagtgagtgagtgagtgagtatgtttgttactttttcacgctaaaacggctggacggatttggatgaaatttggcgaaaagttagtttataatctggattaaaacataggatacttttaatcccgatattcccacgggatagggattaaaatcttgaaataataaccgctgggcttagagtcatgaaatttggtaacgaggtagttggacgtctggaataacacataagcgactaattgacccgatattcccacgggatacctagggataaaatctcgaaataacaaaaattaggcctagagccatgaaatttgatatgtaggtagctggacctctgaaataacacataggctattttttactccgatattcccacgggaatattcccacgggatagggataaaatcttataataataaccgTTGAGctcagagtcatgaaatttggtatgtaggtagttggacgtctggaataacacataggatactttttatcccgatattctcacgggatacctagggataaaatcttgaaataacaaccgctgagcttagagccatgaaatttagtatgtaggtagctggacctctggaataacagataggctactttttattccgatattcttacgggatagggataaaatttcgaaataataaccgctggcttagagtcatgaaatttggtaagtaggtagctggacgtctagaataacacataaacgactttttgacccgatattcccacgggatacctagggataaaatcttaaaatgacaaccactgggcttagagccatgaaatttggtatctaggtagttggacgtctggaataacacataagcggcTAATTgacccgatatttccacgggatacctagggataaaatctcgaaatagcaACCATTGGGcctagagccatgaaatttgatatgtaggtagctggacctctgaaataacacataggctattttttactccgatattcccacgggatagggataaaatcttataataataaccgctgagctcagagtcatgaaatttggtatgtaggtagttggacgtctggaataatacataggcaactttttggtccgatattcccacgggatacctagggataaaatcttgaaataacaaccattgggcctagagccatgaaatttgatatgtaggtagctggacctctgaaataacacataggttattttttgacacgatattcccacgggataacctagggataaaatgtcgaaataacaaccgctgggcttagaggcatgaaatttggcatgtaggtagccggacgtctggaataacacatacgctactttttatcccgatattcccacgggatagttttgtaatacccccatacatccctatattattattattattattattttgtatttatttctttaattgtatactgtagtttttaagtattttattttgaaaaaatgactttttgccaagtttcttgcggcgcattcttcttggcaatgatggtctttccgaaagcgctggtagtttaaaaataacgtgtaaaagtgcccattgcggcatatttactgaataaatgaatttgaattttaaatttgaatttggactgggtttttttttttaaaatttcagcactgggttttagggtcttgaattttgtacagtcattcacaacacaacctcaatgaagaccacgatataaattttgaaaatttccaggggaattttgtaaaatcccgaaaatttgaattgcaactaccagaccgaaaagtttacgcgtgcgaagccgcgggtaaaagctagtttttaataaacacaaaaagctGCTCCTGAAAAGTTGCTGTTTGCAATTACGCCACTTTTCGTGGGATACGACGAGGAGTGTACACCAAGTTTGTAACTACttcaaaatgttaataaaagttAGCGACTTTTTGTCGTGTTTTTTTATCGAATTGCTTTATAGCATTACCTGTCATTGTTACTGCGTTGAAGGTACATACgcaggttatttatttattacgaatacgtttataaaaaaatagaactacTCTTTTCTTGTACGAAAATAATGACCAATTTATTGATTTCATACAAGGTAAATAACCAGGTAGGTAGTACATACTTTAATAGTATCCATGTGCAAATCTTATAAGTATCAGaaccttataatattataaatacgaaagttgaGTGAAATAAGTGTGAGATGTGcgaaatgaaagaaagaaaaatgtttattcggcaTATAAACAGAGTAAGTCACGTACATATATACAAATGAGTGCGTGTCTCTTTCACGCTGAATCGGCTGGACggacggattttgataaaatttggcatgtaaaTAGCTGGATCTTGAAAATAAAACCTAGgatacttttatattatatacctacacttgtttcatttaacattaaaaattcaACGGTCAAAGTTACTTCTGTTTTTCCATAATCCAACTtcggaagtgaaaaaaataaataaataatggattatttaataataatccaCATTTGATTTACAAAAGATATTAGgtaatatgtaataaaattttaaatgtagaaGTTAACACAGTATTGAATAACATCTTCGTTTATTGAAAACATCATGTCAGCAGAAagacggttctctatcgtttgcccgaattttatATGCccgaattatttatttaatcatttgccaattaaaaattacagcattacagtaaaaccaatgcgctgtaaaattcaaattaaaaatattaaatacataaaaacaaaaaaaagttatttagggatttttatccatgcttccctaaagcgacgaatgtatcgttttttagaattttcatttgccataaagtaatttatttctgaaatacttagtaatttcttcagagttgatattaaactaacctaacctaacccagtgcattctatatgatggcattttaaaaaatcctgaaaacagcactgttctatatattttatggcaaacgttggtatggcaagtgaaattcgggcaagtaaaggtaaacgcagAAGGGGTTCTCTATCGTCTACTGctgctgctggacataggccgccCCCAAGGCTTGAAAATATATTGTGTGAATGGAGTTACTTTAAGTTTTTACCTAATGCTAAATGAAACGAAGTATACAGCGGGCGTTTTTCTTAGGGCCTttgtacaccgtgttttttaaacgcgccgtcgacgTGCGTTTGTATTGATACAAACGCGTACACATGCGAGTTGTATAgctgctctatggaaagaaaaacgcgcAGTGAAGGCACGTTTCTAAACACGGACACATAGACGGCGCGTTTCAAAAACGCGGTGAGGAAAGGCTCTTAATCAAGGCACGGTGTAGTTTTCGGGGATTTCTTTTCAATTCAACCACTACAACTGATAGtttacgaagccgcgggtagagACTATTTAGGTGCAggtacacattaaaaaaaaactttttttatttttctttacatttatttttccatCAACATAACTATTCACGGCTACATTAGGAAATACGAGCCATAATCCACTGTAAATGGACCGTGACACTTGTGTACACTGTAATGCACTTGTCAATTTCTTCTACATGAGCTCCGGGGCAACTCGCGGAAGTAATACCCACAAGCCTTCCCCTTGAAGTCAGGGCACCTCCAGAATCTCCACCTCCGGCTCGTATTTTATGCCATGAACACACCAAATCATCAACTTCATAAGGACATTCCGATACTTCAACTGCACCTTCGCGTGGTAGTTTCTGTCTTAATTCCGTATCACCGTATCCTGCTATGATCACGGATTGACCAATCTTCGGCGGTAGCTTAGCTAACTCAATCGGCCAAGTAAATTCATCGAATCTTATTGGTTTTGATGTCTTTATTAAAGCAATGTCATGCAGCCGATTTTCAATGGATTCGTCATTTTCAATATAAGCAGaatgtttaataatatttactggTATAACTTTTCCGAGGATTTTAACTTCACCTTTAGCAGTCTTTTGCTGTACAGTGACAGTAAATTCAGTGTTACATGGAAA
This window of the Choristoneura fumiferana chromosome 20, NRCan_CFum_1, whole genome shotgun sequence genome carries:
- the LOC141439209 gene encoding snake venom serine protease Dav-PA-like, which produces MFLFILITGISVTSALESRVFNGFDLRPEVHGYLVELKLKTASYRSLCSGSIINAKWILSSAHCFPCNTEFTVTVQQKTAKGEVKILGKVIPVNIIKHSAYIENDESIENRLHDIALIKTSKPIRFDEFTWPIELAKLPPKIGQSVIIAGYGDTELRQKLPREGAVEVSECPYEVDDLVCSWHKIRAGGGDSGGALTSRGRLVGITSASCPGAHVEEIDKCITVYTSVTVHLQWIMARIS